The uncultured Methanobrevibacter sp. genome includes the window TCTTGAGCGATTTTTTCTATTTCTTCAGCTTCTTTAAGGGCATCTTTAATAGATAATCCGTTTTTGATGGCAAACCGGTCTACGGCTTTGAAATTGTCAGCATCTGGTTCAAGTTCAAATGCTCTCATTTCCCATTTGACATCCAAATCAAGTTCCAAACATACATTTTTTATCCTATTCAATCCGATATATGAATAAGGACAGTTAAAATCACTCAAATAAAGAATTTTCATTTTTTATCATCTTTGGACTTTTTTGAATCTTTTTTTGCAGCTTTATATAGTTTTATAAAGTTATCAACTGTTCTAATGATTGTATTGTATCTTCTATAAAATCCCATGTTATTATTTAGGTTGTTATTTTATATCAAGTTTAACATTAACGGCTCGGGTTTTGCAATTTTGTTTCTTAATATCTATTGATATGTTGCGGGGTCTTACAATTTGGATATTGACTTTTCTTATGATATAATTATAATTTTAGAAATTACTTGTTTTAACGCTTTAAATGTGTATAAAAACTTTATTTCCTTTTCAAATTTTAAAATTTTCAGTGATTTCCATAACCTTTATTTATTATCTTAAACAAAAAGATACATATTATAAATTACTAAAAAACATAATCATTTCGAGGAGTTAAAATGCCAATAAAAGAGGCAGAAAAATCATACGATCACGATAAAATAGAAAAGAAAGTACAAAAATTCTGGAAACAGGAAGAAACTTTCAAAAAGGTAAATGAGCTTAGAGAACAAGGTCCTAGATATTCATTTTTAGATGGACCCCCATACTGTAGTGGAAAAATCCATTTAGGTACTGCCTGGAACAAGGTTATTAAGGATTCATACCTTAGATATAAATCCATGAACGGATTTGCTTTAAGAAGACAGGCTGGTTGGGATATGCACGGTCTTCCAATCGAAAACAAGGTAGAACACCTAATGGACATTCAATCCAAACAGGAAATCGAGGAAATTGGAATTGATAAATTCGTTGACAAATGCAGAGAGTTTGCTTTGGAAAATAAGGTAGCAATGGAAGAGCAGTTTGACCAGCTGGGTGTTTGGATGGACTGGGATGACCCGTATATGACACTTGATCCTAAATACATGGAATCATCATGGTGGACACTTAAAAGGGCAAATGAACAGAACCTGCTTGTAAATGACCAAAGAGTTATCAGCTGGTGTCCTCACTGTGGAACTGCACTTGCTGCGGCTGAAATAGAATACGAAGAGAAAGTCGACCCGTCCATATTCATCAAATTCCCTGTTCAGGGCGAAGAAAATACATATTTCCTGGTATGGACAACTACTCCATGGACACTTCCTGCAAACCTTGCAATTTGTGTAAATCCAGAATTTGATTATGTTTATGTTTCAAAAGACGGCGAAACCTACATCTTAGCCGAAAATTTAATGGAAGATGTTTTAGGAAAACGCATTAAAATCCACAGAACCAAAATACCTGCAGAATCAGAAGATGAGGAAGATAAAATCCTAGAAGAAGAGGAAGTAATGTATGAAATCATCAAGACAGTAAAAGGTTCTGATTTAGTTGGATTAAGCTATGATTATATTTTAGCAGATGAAATTCCAAAACAAATGGAATTTGACTCAGAAATCGAAAAAATCCACACAATCCTTCCCGGAGATCACGTAGAACTTGGTGAAGGCACCGGTCTGGTACATACCGCACCTGGACATGGTCCTGACGATTTTGAAATAGGTCAAAAATTTGGCTTGCCGATATTCTGTCCTGTTGGTGAAGACGGATGCTTTACCGATGATGCAGGTAAATATGATGGTAAATTCACAAAAAAGGAAAATGATCAAATAATTGGAGACCTGCAGGCTAAAAACCTGATGTACAGAGTTGAAACCATTGAGCACAGATACGGTGTATGCTGGAGATGTAAAACTCCTATCATATACAGGGCAACCAAACAATGGTTCCTTAAAGTAACTGAAATTAAAGAAAAAATGCTTGATGAAATCGACAAGGTCGAATGGGTACCTAAATGGGCCGGTGAAGGCAGATTCCATGACTGGGTAGACAACGCCCGTGACTGGACAATCTCAAGACAAAGATACTGGGGTATTCCAATTCCTATATGGGAATGTCCTGACTGTGGTGAACTCAAAGTAATAGGCTCTCTTGATGAGTTGAAAAAAGAATCCCTAAACGAAATCAGCGTTTCAGACTCAGAACTAATCCACAGGCCATATGTTGATGAAGTTGAAGTGAAATGTGACAAA containing:
- the ileS gene encoding isoleucine--tRNA ligase, translating into MPIKEAEKSYDHDKIEKKVQKFWKQEETFKKVNELREQGPRYSFLDGPPYCSGKIHLGTAWNKVIKDSYLRYKSMNGFALRRQAGWDMHGLPIENKVEHLMDIQSKQEIEEIGIDKFVDKCREFALENKVAMEEQFDQLGVWMDWDDPYMTLDPKYMESSWWTLKRANEQNLLVNDQRVISWCPHCGTALAAAEIEYEEKVDPSIFIKFPVQGEENTYFLVWTTTPWTLPANLAICVNPEFDYVYVSKDGETYILAENLMEDVLGKRIKIHRTKIPAESEDEEDKILEEEEVMYEIIKTVKGSDLVGLSYDYILADEIPKQMEFDSEIEKIHTILPGDHVELGEGTGLVHTAPGHGPDDFEIGQKFGLPIFCPVGEDGCFTDDAGKYDGKFTKKENDQIIGDLQAKNLMYRVETIEHRYGVCWRCKTPIIYRATKQWFLKVTEIKEKMLDEIDKVEWVPKWAGEGRFHDWVDNARDWTISRQRYWGIPIPIWECPDCGELKVIGSLDELKKESLNEISVSDSELIHRPYVDEVEVKCDKCGSTIKRIPDVLDVWIDSGVAGWASLYYPEEKEKFEDWFPYDFITEGHDQTRGWFYSQLGTGVISMGKSPYQKVLMHGFVLDENGNKMSKSLGNVVSPEEVIEKYGADVLRFYLLWASKPWDDLKFVWDELLNVNKMINILWNVYVFSTTYMSLDNFNPNDITEDDIILRSEDKWIISRVNSLVKDVAQDLDNLFFHKATRKIYDFILDDLSRWYVRLIRGRTWVESDDPDKLGAYYSLYTALVKLISVLCPIAPHVSEEIYENLVKGVNPEAPESIHMLDWEYDADAIDEDLEAKMDVAREVIDASIRARDMAQYKLRWPVSDITVVSQDEDVLKAIEELTDIIKDQSNTKEVLCASEFDKLSFIAKPNLKILGPKLKGDMGKVVKGLKTADGNQIKAELDANGTVTIEGIELSSEEVLFDSELPDDFVSSEFEGGNVFVNTNVTLEIRQEAMARELIRRIQDMRKDLDLDVEADINVDVETSPEFKDLIVPQSEVIAHEVRAKSLIITDTEECSKDSKDYTKEWDIEGEKVIISIKN